A genomic segment from Mixophyes fleayi isolate aMixFle1 unplaced genomic scaffold, aMixFle1.hap1 Scaffold_2856, whole genome shotgun sequence encodes:
- the LOC142127147 gene encoding protein PRRC2A-like — protein sequence MEPWMEPLNSYEDAINTEMSQSDSGVDLSSDSQLSSSSCSQRSSPDGGIKPEGGKRSGRSGPTGQSQHGHIPLVGLPPDPIGMERSQKPATECPCGPSTPSCLSAPPSPCCKEPRVPCDGTKQGRETPGTAGQHPCMRGPSPRSWDLPLHSAAAEPQMDPQQLTVSPALPEGALSLLPEDRSQRVYSNQYYQVDVHVTSTGSGYRPGTPSLQPYRSQPLYLHAAPSPGSSPALMPTSALLSGIALKGQYLEFSDLGKVPAGSLLYQAPAFLYSGHYCPAQVTTEQQQQMLQVRQEMTSPSDYYSPPLHHAGQSGYLPTAPTQQVLLSMVDTQLPVMGFGSLSSAAQQPPLVTVGQAMQPLHQLSATGRTLLHNVRNEYSTHPADVKQSEDQRRSGTGTCVPMPGGRTKSSHANYGAARNQRFDVYQQVHLLSIYSVCVNIGHPQIFGEQYMLKVS from the exons ATGGAGCCGTGGATGGAGCCTTTGAATTCTTATGAAGATGCCATCAACACTGAG ATGAGCCAGTCAGACAGTGGAGTGGATCTGAGCAGTGACTCACAGCTCTCTTCCAGCAGTTGTAGTCAACGTAGCTCCCCTGACGGAGGTATAAAACCTGAAGGAGGCAAAAGATCGGGCAGGTCTGGTCCCACGGGTCAGTCACAGCATGGACACATTCCG TTAGTGGGACTTCCTCCTGATCCAATTGGGATGGAACGTTCCCAGAAGCCTGCAACAGAATGTCCTTGTGGACCCAGCACCCCTTCCTGCCTCTCAGCTCCTCCATCTCCATGTTGTAAG GAACCTCGTGTTCCCTGTGATGGCACCAAGCAGGGCAGAGAGACACCAGGCACTGCAGGCCAGCATCCATGCATG AGAGGGCCCTCGCCACGGTCCTGGGATCTCCCTCTACATTCGGCAGCAGCTGAGCCTCAAATGGATCCTCAACAACTCACAGTATCACCTGCCCTCCCGGAAGGGGCACTATCTCTACTGCCAG AGGATCGAAGCCAGAGAGTGTACTCTAACCAGTACTATCag GTGGATGTCCATGTCACAAGCACGGGCAGTGGGTACAGACCTGGAACCCCCTCTCTGCAGCCCTACAG ATCCCAGCCTCTGTACCTGCATGCTGCTCCCTCTCCAGGTTCGTCACCTGCTCTCATGCCCACGTCTGCTCTTCTCTCCGGCATCGCTCTGAAAGGCCAGTACCTGGAGTTCAGTGACTTGGGCAAGGTGCCTGCAGGCAGCCTACTATACCAGGCACCAGCCTTCCTATACAGTGGACATTACTGCCCAGCCCAGGTCACCACTGAACAACAGCAGCAGATGCTGCAG GTCAGACAGGAAATGACATCTCCATCTGATTATTACTCTCCTCCCCTTCATCATGCGGGGCAGAGCGGATACCTCCCTACAGCTCCTACCCAGCAG GTTCTTCTTTCTATGGTGGATACTCAGCTCCCAGTAATGGGATTTGGTTCCTTGTCATCGGCAGCTCAGCAGCCTCCTCTTGTCACAGTAGGTCAAGCAATGCAGCCTCTTCACCAGCTGTCTGCCACAGGACGAACACTTTTGCACAATGTCAGAAATGAG TATTCGACACATCCAGCTGATGTAAAACAGTCTGAAGATCAGCGAAGAAGTGGGACAGGAACTTGTGTTCCAATGCCAGGGGGGAG GACAAAATCTTCACATGCAAATTATGGAGCTGCCAGAAATCAGCGATTTGATGTTTATCAGCAGGTACATCTTTTATCtatctattctgtgtgtgtgaatatcGGTCATCCCCAAATATTTGGTGAACAGTATATGCTGAAAGTATCTTAA
- the LOC142127146 gene encoding bifunctional glutamate/proline--tRNA ligase-like, translating into MVQTSFEHIGMNLVILEDVSMLQIKPDQFTYTSDHFEKIIQYAENLIREGKAYVDDTPAEQMKSEREQRIESKHRSNTVEKNQQMWEEMKRGSQFGQTCCLRAKIDMNSNNGCMRDPTLFRCKTQPHPRTGSKYNIYPTYDFACPIVDSLEGVTHALRTTEYHDRDEQFYWIIDVLGIRKPYIWEYSRLNLNNTVLSKRRLTWFVNEGLVDGWDDPRFPTVRGVLRRGMTVEGLKQFIAAQVSPWIKYTKQYYRERQVMI; encoded by the exons ATGGTCCAGACCTCGTTTGAACACATTGGGATGAATTTG GTTATTCTGGAGGATGTCTCCATGCTTCAGATCAAGCCGGATCAGTTCACGTACACCTCTGATCACTTTGAGAAGATCATTCAGTATGCAGAGAATCTCATCCGGGAGGGAAAGGCTTATGTGGATGACACGCCCGCTGAACAGATGAAATCAGAACGTGAACAGAGAATAGAGTCCAAACACAGGAGTAACA CGGTAGAGAAGAACCAGCAGATGTGGGAAGAAATGAAAAGGGGCTCACAGTTTGGCCAGACCTGCTGTCTCCGGGCTAAAATTGACATGAACTCCAATAACGGTTGCATGCGGGACCCTACGTTATTCCGCTGTAAGACTCAGCCACATCCACGGACCGGAAGCAAGTACAA CATCTATCCCACATATGACTTTGCCTGCCCCATAGTGGACAGTTTAGAGGGTGTCACACATGCCCTACGAACCACAGAATATCATGACCGGGACGAGCAGTTCTACTGGATCATAGACGTGCTGGGAATCAGGAAGCCCTATATCTGGGAGTACAGCCGTCTGAACCTCAACAACACTGTACTGTCTAAGAGGAGACTCACCTGGTTTGTCAACGAGGGCCTTGTGGATGGCTG GGATGATCCCAGGTTCCCAACTGTGCGCGGCGTCCTCAGAAGAGGCATGACGGTGGAGGGGCTGAAGCAGTTTATAGCCGCCCAGGTCAGTCCTTGGATCAAATATACTAAGCAATATTACAGGGAAAGACAAGTTATGATTTaa